The nucleotide sequence GGTTTGAAAGGATGTCCCTCAGCTGCATGACATGAAAAAATACGTCCGACAGTTCCCCGAACTTAAAGTGATGTTCTCCGCTATGGACTACGGTCACATAAAGCAGCTCGTCCATCAGGCCGGACAGTTTCTCCGGTGAACTTATCTGAAAAAGCTCTTCCAATTGGCGGTAGTCGTAGCGGTAGGAAAATTTTTCGCTCATGTGGAAAAAAAATTTAATTATACCTTTTTGCTCCAAAGGTAGCATTTAGGTATTAACACGCAAGACTTTTATGTCTTTTTTTATCCACAAAAAGGAGTATTTTTGTATATTATTCGCTTTAAAAGCGTTTTATACGTTAAAAAATCGCATTTATGACCCTTGGAGAGAAAATAAAACTGACACGTTCAAAGAAAAAGCTTTCACAGCAAGAGCTTAGTGAGAAGGCCGGAATACACCAAAAAAATATTTCCAAGTATGAAAAAGACCTGGTGATCCCTTCGGCTGTGGTATTAAAAAATATTGCCGATGCCCTGGAGGTCACCACTGATTATTTACTGGGAAGCGAAGAGACGAATACCATTAAAGATACTGCCCTGCTCAAGCAGTTTAAAGAGGTGGACACTATGCCCGATGAAGATAAAAATACCCTCATGAAGGTTATCAATGCCTATATCAGGGATTTTAAAACTAAAAGTGCTTATTCGTACTAAATTAAAGAACAAGAGCCTTAAAATAAAAACAGTAAATCTATGGGAGCATGGAGTGAAAAAAATTTCGGAAACGATAGTGCCTTAGATTGGGTAAATGAATTCTTAGAAAGCCCCTCAATTGACTTTGTTCAGGACACTCTTCAACAAGTAATTGAAAACGATGATTATATAGAGGTTGATGAAGCAACTTCTGCTTTAGCTGCTGCAGAAGTTGTTGCTGCCCTGAAGGGGAAACCATCCTCTGACTTTCCAAAGGAGATTCATGATAATTTAGCAAGTTTATCCCAACCTGATGGCTTAGACAAACTTGCTGTTCAGGCAGTAAACAAAGT is from Cytophagaceae bacterium ABcell3 and encodes:
- a CDS encoding DUF4259 domain-containing protein gives rise to the protein MGAWSEKNFGNDSALDWVNEFLESPSIDFVQDTLQQVIENDDYIEVDEATSALAAAEVVAALKGKPSSDFPKEIHDNLASLSQPDGLDKLAVQAVNKVISGSELQELWEGDGSIPDPEWRAAINDLLNRLK
- a CDS encoding helix-turn-helix transcriptional regulator gives rise to the protein MTLGEKIKLTRSKKKLSQQELSEKAGIHQKNISKYEKDLVIPSAVVLKNIADALEVTTDYLLGSEETNTIKDTALLKQFKEVDTMPDEDKNTLMKVINAYIRDFKTKSAYSY